In one Antennarius striatus isolate MH-2024 chromosome 15, ASM4005453v1, whole genome shotgun sequence genomic region, the following are encoded:
- the zgc:162472 gene encoding transcription factor TFIIIB component B'' homolog, which translates to MFRRSRFSIRPNVSTAGRTTATPQEAPPVNQEAGETPKDVSESTTAAAVTENKSVVIPSVKTPAVGDGNDQNGEGTNPSAAVQRRKRFSVKPKVIPSRISTLPRTPKSPVKTVSEVPVESTDPDLHETTTTNQTVAHIATPHELRSPRQRRPSEDSRQPKLTAKSTPVLSEGSGPSALPPPEDVLKQTHLPIDDVDQIENMPGSQEVPSRIPDQVPSLPGKEAIEISEKAKTVVSSKSRLSVSPASSSLSRLLNDPSDLHRLAKARKLRELIREEMHKEKKIKKAKQQAKEFTLDPAKMTMRDLIHYLPMSNPMTSSLEGPGLENETVVPPSPGRDESPEPAQEPEPPHKTTSPMEEEEAEEEQEEEQEEALMVPQVKVAEDGTLIIDEESLTVEVQRAKGPNPADDRDPIFERGSTTTYSSFRKPTYTKPWSSEETDMFFLAISMVGTDFSMICQLFPHRARSEIKNKFKKEERTNSWRIDKAFRERRKLDIEYFSKLLEKILEVQKNRKKLKSLSDKNSPRKHKRKTKGKKAARKNEITDLAEEEEEEEEEEEEEEEGEKENEDLCNEEESPVSKPNKKRKRKDKENTSNEKPNDKKNKVEHKSSQQDEACIPEDAEAALPEGHATPDISENTEDVNAAKEAVIQPAKLSRGRAPKPLLLLGRKWGKKPSLPPSKANDASIDKEGDNAIEGASKEQVNTDASPVRQSSERKSSSDISSEDEGATVQPLKPTRYGRMPKPTKPLTYATKDNTRSSASETAPASDTQPKRKRTTKRRGKTQSESKKPKLVTLRASQSEDSEEENEKHWEEEEREEEEPACSVGRDGVAPAFVPVSLRSPHPVISEVEETMEELDILVNMPDVLGISQDALCPDVSCTLPQNDTGTAEPCEHQKELLVDVLGFLSSENIEVSDDDRYNEAAQTLLTMGTLAEFSQSAQNQTATQEPSTGKISSVDKSSRQLEEGIMSKSDIQEENTVTPFMAGASVQGNKEISETVATKELQKSTTDTGGTPITEPSDHRTDSDIRPDPPSQTSPEKAKKSSQPGRERLSKVKPKPNLVHASRTRQSKSQTETSTGEESQPSVEQPTRDTTGESPDEIQTSEPVGTELLMLNADSAFVQHSNDDDPGHCLAPEEELPVSKKEETNTTTHQGKKGRFQKVKPKPNLAQPSRGLDPKHKSTSDGNTSAATNVKLKEKTIGNIEEDPANIISPAQPDQITGPFSDLTSSSIVVSSLTPTENLSLTEEQKSDVGLISQIESCLIALDQETSETQNISETQYETSGERAPADRRSTSDSKEEKVASCLGVTDSKCSNLLISNPEVPEGIAYGSKVDSSLQQSDQSDLSRPDPEELPLSRKQSEISSTCRIRRAQKVKPKPNLPQTSRSLRSQLQTSNNNSNPTPNPKVQDKTFLNVEEEPACIKSPEKSAQAKSGTAMSDQGGPECQNFGETQFVPSREYANRDTRPTSESTKEELISHIRVPDSSFSDQMPSNSTVLQTQVDPGSSQDSVPVQGSSDLTVLSVTNMEALPVSQKEETVVQSTSQMRRGQKIKPKPNLPQISRTVRSRPQTTKDSLEKKSAPTQNPKYNVRPIADPKADQTCSVSPEKPSQCSVRDTDSISTLNVVSSLTASEELSTLDENMTHQSELGAATSDQSHPDFKNVFDAQLDCGREQATQDTRPTSEIPAENLSHDNTQLVDKSSNSKSRVESTHISMADVDTLSSCTTTPSGKSSEGKSTGTASVLVPSLELCSPHEPTEVPTSTVAQKMYVESTPDSKSEGAEQKLPQRRRCFPKVKPNLASSSRNTRAKLSKALEQCHKDISADNTSEHLTSTQCSLHTELLSSTITGGMSSDSVGIATASVADNQSLLTETVVENKSKERYPAAVESVGNEVKAGPPSQWDRHQISVRATETNTQPTDDPMAVAVAPHVEDRSAESNIRSAITQISVDPVVNTQLPSSSNNSEAHSKAADHLSDTTELNQTSSKSLADNEPTSLSKSSGKTLQIRRGRLVKPKPNLGRRSQPKQVLDKKQAEAVSHKLVSEGHPEIQAPVEGGVDQNASGNDAGSTPDCSTRLSGNSSQSQQESVSSTAGIQVTTFSDVLLDQVPSDPDEPFFILSLTEIPVTSLGEVEESSSDFFPYLPAAGSSEQQQRCVAGEGLSTVRDGLSCNISVSTEEIGEADAINVKDNEQEHAADAGSIMENPVDPQGSVVVQPVTLPESAQKDKEAEHPAPKKGLKVTRRSATKLQVEPKIQRKKRACETPSATEVELIPTQESELPGPSVRVEALDQVITDARKETIGHVKFKKSVKSGKDPAGSDSGGQTTQAKSASCQKSYSGPAASTSSEATPTPTPTHPPDGTHSTPSPPAEQDSQHSLLLFSDQSLCTVEGIEYSSVEEEPIGVSQYFLSDIFTDVDEDDSRNL; encoded by the exons ATGTTTCGCCGCTCAAGATTCAGCATTCGGCCCAACGTCAGTACAGCAGGGAGAACAACAGCAACACCTCAGGAAGCCCCGCCAGTAAACCAGGAAGCCGGGGAGACCCCCAAAGATGTCAGCGAAAGcaccacagctgctgctgtcaccGAGAACAAATCTGTGGTTATCCCCTCAGTAAAAACACCTGCTGTAGG GGATGGCAACGACCAAAATGGGGAAGGTACAAACCCTTCAGCTGCCGTTCAGAGAAGGAAGCGATTTTCCGTCAAACCCAAAGTGATTCCAAGTCGCATTTCCACCCTTCCTCGGACGCCAAAGTCTCCCGTCAAGACCGTTTCAGAAGTCCCTGTTGAATCCACCGACCCTGACCTCCATGAGACGACAACTACAAACCAAACCGTAGCTCATATAGCAACCCCTCATGAGCTCCGGTCCCCTCGACAACGGAGGCCATCAGAAGACAGTAGACAGCCCAAACTGACAGCTAAATCTACCCCCGTCCTCTCTGAAGGCTCGGGGCCTTCAGCTCTCCCTCCACCTGAGGATGTGTTAAAACAAACCCATCTACCGATAGATGATGTTGATCAGATAGAAAACATGCCGGGAAGTCAAGAAGTTCCTTCCAGAATACCAGACCAGGTCCCGTCTTTACCAGGAAAGGAAGCTATTGAGATATCAGAAAAGGCAAAGACTGTAGTGTCATCTAAGAGTCGGCTGTCAGTGTCTCCTGCATCGTCCTCTTTGAGCAGACTCCTGAATGATCCGTCAGACCTACACAGGCTTGCAAAGGCCCGAAAGCTAAGAGAGCTGATCAGAGAAGAGATGCACAAAGAAAAG aaaataaagaaagcgAAGCAACAGGCAAAGGAGTTTACTTTAGATCCTGCAAAAATGACCATGAGGGACCTGATCCATTATCTTCCAATGTCTAACCCCATGAC ATCTTCTTTAGAAGGACCAGGTCTGGAAAATGAGACTGTTGTCCCGCCTTCTCCAGGAAGAGACGA GTCACCAGAACCAGCGCAggaacctgaacccccccataagACGACAAGCCcaatggaggaagaagaagcagaggaggagcaggaagaagaacaggaagaagcacTCATGGTTCCTCAGGTGAAAGTGGCAGAGGATGGTACGCTGATCATTGACGAAGAAAG TTTGACAGTGGAAGTCCAGCGAGCCAAAGGACCGAATCCGGCTGATGATCGAGACCCCATCTTTGAGCGTGGATCCACTACAACATACTCGAGCTTCAGGAAGCCGACGTATACAAAACCATGGTCCAGTGAAG AAACAGACATGTTCTTCTTGGCAATCAGCATGGTGGGGACGGACTTCTCCATGATTTGTCAGCTGTTTCCTCACAGGGCTCGATCAGAGATAAAG AACAAGTTCAAAAAAGAAGAGCGAACAAATTCGTGGAGGATTGACAAAGCTTTCA GGGAGAGGCGGAAACTGGACATCGAGTATTTTTCTAAACTGCTAGAGAAGATTCTTGAAgttcagaaaaacaggaaaaaactaAAGTCACTCTCCGATAAGAACTCCCCAAGGAAgcacaagagaaaaacaaagg GCAAAAAGGCTGCAAGGAAGAATGAAATTACTGATttggcagaagaggaggaggaagaggaagaagaggaggaggaggaggaggagggagagaaagagaatgaaGATCTTTGTAATGAGGAAGAATCCCCTGTTTCCAAGCCAAACAAGAAACGCAAACGAAAGGACAAAGAGAATACCTCCAATGAGAAACCAAATGACAAGAAGAACAAAGTAGAACATAAAAGCAGCCAACAAG ATGAGGCATGCATACCTGAAGACGCTGAGGCAGCACTTCCTGAGGGTCACGCAACTCCAGACAT ATCTGAAAACACAGAGGATGTGAATGCAGCTAAAGAAGCGGTCATCCAACCGGCTAAACTCTCACGGGGCAGAGCACCCAAACCACTTCTGCTTTTGGGCAGGAAGTGGGGCAAAAAGCCTTCATTACCGCCTTCGAAAGCCAACGACGCATCAATAGACAAAGAGGGTGACAACGCGATTGAAGGAGCCTCTAAAGAGCAG GTCAATACAGATGCATCACCAGTCAGGCAAAGCAGTGAGAGGAAGTCATCCAGTGATATTTCCTCTGAGGATGAAGGTGCCACTGTTCAACCTCTGAAGCCCACCAG GTATGGGAGGATGCCCAAACCCACAAAGCCTCTGACCTACGCTACCAAAGACAATACACGATCCTCTGCATCTGAAACCGCTCCTGCTTCTGATACGCAGCCCAAACGTAAACGCACAActaagaggagaggaaagacgCAATCAGAATCCAAGAAGCCAAAACTAGTCACCCTCAGAGCTTCCCAGTCAGAAGACAgtgaagaggaaaatgaaaagcattgggaggaagaagagagagaggaagaggaacccGCATGCAGCGTCGGTAGAGATGGAGTTGCGCCTGCATTTGTCCCCGTCAGCCTTCGCTCCCCGCATCCTGTGATTTCAGAAGTGGAAGAGACCATGGAGGAG CTTGATATCTTGGTCAATATGCCTGATGTGTTGGGCATCTCCCAAGATGCTCTGTGCCCTGATGTCTCATGCACGTTGCCTCAGAATGACACAGGCACAGCTGAACCCTGTGAACatcagaaggagctgctggtT GATGTTTTAGGCTTCCTTTCTTCGGAAAACATAGAAG TATCTGATGATGACCGCTACAATGAAGCCGCTCAGACCCTGCTCACCATGGGCACTTTGGCTGAATTCTCCCAGTCAGCACAGAATCAAACAGCCACACAAGAGCCTTCAACAG GGAAAATATCAAGTGTGGATAAAAGTAGTCGACAGCTAGAAGAAGGGATCATGTCAAAATCTGACATTCAAGAGGAAAACACTGTTACTCCTTTCATGGCTGGAGCTTCTGTTCAAGGGAATAAAGAAATATCGGAAACTGTTGCCACCAAAGAACTACAAAAGAGCACAACAGACACAGGTGGCACGCCCATTACCGAACCTAGTGACCACAGGACAGATTCTGACATCAGGCCTGACCCTCCGTCACAGACAAGTCCAGAGAAGGCAAAGAAGTCTTCACAACCCGGGAGAGAACGCTTATCCAAAGTGAAGCCCAAACCTAACCTAGTCCACGCCTCAAGGACTCGACAGTCCAAATCACAAACAGAGACATCAACAGGTGAAGAAAGTCAACCCAGTGTGGAACAGCCCACCAGAGACACCACAGGAGAATCCCCAGATGAAATACAGACGTCTGAGCCAGTGGGCACAGAATTGCTAATGTTGAATGCAGATTCTGCTTTTGTTCAACACAGCAATGATGATGATCCTGGACACTGTTTAGCACCTGAAGAAGAGTTACCTGTCAGCAAGAAAGAGGAGACTAACACAACTACTCATCAGGGAAAGAAGGGTCGATTTCAGAAAGTCAAACCTAAACCCAACCTAGCACAGCCATCAAGAGGTCTTGATCCTAAACATAAATCTACAAGTGATGGCAACACCAGCGCAGCtacaaatgtaaaattaaaagaaaaaacaataggGAATATTGAAGAGGATCCAGCAAACATCATATCTCCAGCACAGCCAGATCAAATCACTGGTCCTTTCTCAGATTTGACATCGTCATCTATTGTTGTCTCTAGCCTTACTCCGACAGAGAATTTATCTTTAACTGAGGAACAAAAGTCAGATGTTGGACTTATTTCCCAAATAGAATCATGTTTAATAGCTTTGGATCAGGAAACATCTGAAACCCAGAACATCTCAGAAACTCAGTATGAAACCAGTGGAGAACGTGCTCCGGCAGACAGAAGGTCAACATCTGAttctaaagaagaaaaagtagCTTCTTGTCTTGGGGTAACTGATAGCAAATGTAGTAATTTGCTGATATCTAACCCAGAAGTTCCTGAAGGAATTGCGTATGGGTCAAAAGTGGACTCATCTCTACAACAGAGTGACCAAAGTGATCTCAGTCGACCAGATCCTGAAGAGTTACCCCTCAGTCGCAAACAAAGTGAAATTTCTTCTACATGCCGGATTCGAAGAGCTCAAAAAGTCAAACCCAAACCAAACCTGCCTCAGACATCAAGAAGTCTGCGGTCCCAACTTCAGACTTCAAACAATAACTCTAACCCAACTCCAAACCCAAAAGTacaagacaaaacatttttaaatgttgaagaAGAGCCAGCTTGCATCAAATCTCCTGAAAAATCTGCTCAGGCAAAATCAGGCACAGCCATGTCTGATCAGGGAGGTCCAGAATGCCAGAACTTTGGTGAAACCCAGTTTGTACCCAGTAGAGAATATGCCAACAGAGACACAAGGCCAACATCTGAGTCCACAAAAGAAGAACTGATCTCTCACATCAGGGTACCAGACAGTAGTTTTAGTGACCAGATGCCATCTAATTCAACAGTCTTACAAACCCAAGTTGATCCAGGATCCAGTCAGGACTCTGTACCTGTTCAAGGGTCCAGTGACCTGACTGTTCTCAGTGTAACAAATATGGAAGCTTTACCTGTCAGTCAAAAAGAAGAAACTGTGGTACAGTCTACTTCCCAGATGAGGAGAGGTCAAAAAATTAAGCCTAAACCCAACttgccacagatatcaagaacTGTACGCTCCAGACCTCAAACCACTAAAGATTCATTGGAGAAAAAGTCTGCCCCAACTCAAAACCCCAAATATAATGTAAGACCAATAGCAGATCCTAAAGCAGACCAAACTTGCAGTGTCTCTCCTGAAAAACCAAGTCAGTGCTCTGTTAGAGATACAGATTCAATATCGACATTGAATGTTGTTTCGAGTCTTACTGCTTCAGAAGAACTCTCTACACTTGATGAAAACATGACCCATCAGTCAGAACTAGGTGCGGCAACGTCTGATCAGAGTCACCCAGATTTCAAGAATGTTTTTGATGCCCAACTTGACTGCGGTAGAGAACAGGCCACCCAAGACACAAGGCCAACATCTGAGATCCCAGCAGAAAACTTGTCCCATGACAACACACAACTTGTGGATAAATCCTCCAATTCAAAGTCCAGGGTGGAATCTACTCACATCTCAATGGCAGATGTCGACACATTGTCATCTTGCACTACAACACCTTCTGGAAAGTCAAGCGAAGGTAAAAGTACTGGCACAGCTTCAGTTTTAGTACCATCATTGGAATTGTGTTCTCCTCATGAACCCACAGAGGTACCAACTTCAACTGTGGCCCAAAAAATGTATGTCGAAAGTACACCAGACTCAAAATCAGAGGGCGCTGAACAAAAACTACCTCAAAGAAGAAGGTGCTTCCCCAAGGTCAAACCCAATTTAGCATCATCCAGCAGGAATACAAGAGCCAAACTGAGTAAAGCCCTGGAACAATGTCACAAGGACATCTCTGCAGATAACACCTCAGAACATCTCACTTCAACACAGTGTTCATTACATACAGAACTTCTGAGCTCAACAATTACAGGAGGTATGTCTTCAGATAGTGTCGGCATAGCAACTGCTTCAGTCGCTGACAATCAGTCCTTGTTGACAGAGACAGTTGTTGAAAATAAGAGCAAAGAAAGATATCCAGCTGCAGTAGAATCAGTGGGGAACGAGGTGAAGGCTGGTCCTCCTTCACAGTGGGACCGCCACCAGATATCAGTTAGAGCTACAGAGACAAATACCCAACCCACAGACGATCCAATGGCAGTTGCAGTTGCCCCGCATGTAGAAGACCGTTCAGCAGAGTCAAATATTCGCTCTGCTATTACACAGATATCAGTGGATCCAGTTGTAAACACTCAGCTCCCAAGTTCATCAAATAACTCTGAGGCGCACAGTAAAGCCGCTGACCATCTTTCTGACACCACTGAACTTAATCAAACATCTTCCAAAAG CCTTGCTGATAATGAGCCAACCAGCTTGTCTAAGTCCTCTGGAAAAACTCTTCAGATTCGTAGAGGCCGCCTCGTAAAACCCAAACCCAACTTGGGACGCCGCAGCCAACCGAAACAAGTCCTGGATAAAAAACAGGCAGAAGCAGTTTCACACAAACTGGTGTCTGAAGGCCACCCTGAGATTCAGGCACCAGTAGAGGGTGGTGTCGACCAAAATGCCTCTGGAAATGATGCTGGATCAACGCCAGATTGCTCTACACGACTATCTGGAAATTCTTCTCAA TCGCAGCAGGAATCAGTATCCAGCACAGCAGGAATTCAAGTCACAACATTTTCAGATG TGCTGCTGGACCAGGTACCGTCAGATCCAGATGAACCGTTCTTCATCCTCTCTTTGACTGAAATCCCGGTGACGTCACtaggggaggtggaggaaagCTCGTCTGATTTCTTCCCCTACCTTCCTGCAGCAGGTTCATCAGAACAGCAGCAGAG ATGTGTTGCTGGAGAGGGCTTGTCAACGGTGAGAGATGGGCTGTCCTGCAATATATCCGTGTCTACAGAGGAGATCGGGGAGGCCGATGCCATTAATGTCAAAGATAATGAACAAGAACACGCTGCAGATGCT GGTTCAATCATGGAGAATCCTGTGGATCCACAAG gaagtgttgtAGTCCAGCCCGTCACATTACCAGAATCTGCtcagaaagacaaagaagccGAACATCCTGCACCAAAAAAGGGATTAAAGGTTACCAGAAGATCAG caaCCAAACTGCAAGTTGAGCCAAAAATCCAAAGGAAGAAACGAGCCTGTGAGACGCCTTCTGCCACAGAAGTAGAACTGATCCCCACCCAGGAGTCAGAGCTACCTGGACCTTCTGTGCGAGTAGAAGCCTTGGATCAGGTCATCACTGATGCACGAAAAGAAACTATTGGTCATGTCAAGTTCAAAAAGTCTGTGAAGAGTGGGAAGGATCCTGCAGGTAGTGACTCTGGAGGACAAACTACACAGGCTAAGAGCGCTAGCTGCCAGAAAAG CTACTCCGGACCTGCTGCATCAACTTCATCTGAAGCCACCCCCACACCCACTCCAACACATCCACCAGACGGAACCCACTCAACACCCTCACCGCCAGCAGAGCAGGATTCTCAACATAGCCTGTTACTGTTCTCAGATCAGTCTCTGTGTACAGTGGAG GGTATTGAGTACAGCTCTGTGGAAGAGGAGCCCATCGGCGTGTCCCAGTATTTCCTGAGTGACATTTTTACCGACGTGGACGAGgatgacagcagaaacctgTAG
- the LOC137608511 gene encoding rhotekin-like gives MREGASKLLAACSRRDQALEAAKSLLTCNTRILALLRQLQRLRKAQILQSVGLRSDGVSSNDNAPCVGKVALSDLRIPLMWKDSEYFKNKGELHRCAVFCLLQCGTEIRDTDLVMVDRTLTDICFEDTIIFNEAGPEFQVSVELYSCCVVEDFSPGPPGPRRMSFLGGSLGRSSGKKIRAAFESATVCGSASSGVDEGPGSALSPSPPYGGPKYNILAQTSLTIEHVQEGFKTHDFSLATTEDSPFWLPLYGNMCCRLAAQPLCMTQQVTSGQLKVVIGEEGNRWQNVFAVLRGQNLLCYQRQEDLEFEDKPLLVIPIKKDTVVSVSGGDPAQSVNISTQDGGEGVTYMLLMQTPADAQRWANSLWEHIYNLNQWKQCCDRIMKIETLTSRKTVSVKQGSLYHEMVTPTSPTEGLAVPDLSEEIRTLLSSYYKES, from the exons ATGAGGGAGGGGGCCAGTAAGCTACTGGCAGCCTGCTCCAGGAGGGACCAGGCCCTGGAGGCCGCCAAGAGCCTGCTGACCTGCAACACCCGCATCCTGGCCTTACTCAGGCAGCTGCAGAGATTGAGGAAAGCTCAAATCCTACAGAGCGTGGGACTCAGGTCAGATGGAGT CTCATCTAACGATAATGCTCCATGTGTAGGAAAGGTAGCTCTGTCAG ACCTGCGAATCCCACTGATGTGGAAAGATTCAGAGTACTTCAAAAACAAAGGAG AGCTGCATCGCTGCGCCGTCTTCTGCCTGCTTCAGTGTGGCACAGAGATCCGTGACACTGATCTGGTGATGGTGGACAGGACTTTAACTGACATCTGCTTCGAGGACACGATCATATT CAATGAAGCCGGTCCAGAGTTCCAGGTTAGTGTCGAGCTGTACAGCTGTTGTGTGGTTGAGGATTTCTCCCCGGGGCCTCCAGGACCCAGGAGAATGAGCTTCCTGGGGGGCTCTCTGGGACGCTCCTCAGGGAAAAAGATCCGCGCTGCATTCGAGTCTGCAACCGTTTGTGGATCCGCTTCCAGCGGAGTAGATGAAGGACCTGGAAGTGCATTATCGCCTTCACCCCCCTACG gGGGGCCCAAGTATAACATTCTGGCTCAAACGTCACTGACAATCGAACACGTCCAGGAAGGATTCAAGACTCATGATTTTTCACTAGCAACAACAG AGGATAGCCCCTTCTGGTTGCCCCTGTACGGCAACATGTGCTGCCGATTGGCCGCTCAGCCGCTGTGCATGACGCAGCAGGTCACAAGTGGCCAACTCAAAGTCGTG ATTGGAGAGGAAGGTAATCGCTGGCAAAATGTGTTTGCCGTCCTTAGGGGGCAAAATCTTCTCTGCTATCAGAGGCAAGAAGACCTGGAGTTTGAGGACAAGCCATTACTTGTAATCCCTATCAAAAAG gacACCGTTGTCAGTGTGTCTGGGGGAGATCCTGCCCAGAGTGTTAACATCAGTACccaggatggaggagagggggTCACTTACATGCTGCTCATGCAAACCCCAGCAGACGCTCAGCGCTGGGCCAACAGCCTCTGGGAACACATCTACAACCTGA ACCAGTGGAAACAGTGTTGTGATCGTATCATGAAGATTGAGACGCTGACCTCCAGGAAGACTGTTTCAGTGAAGCAGGGGTCGCTATACCATGAAATgg TGACACCCACCTCCCCCACGGAGGGTCTCGCAGTTCCAGATTTATCAGAAGAGATTCGAACTTTGCTCTCTTCATACTACAAGGAAAG TTAG